One genomic segment of Culturomica massiliensis includes these proteins:
- a CDS encoding AMP-binding protein, whose translation MILNKLTLPELLKNSCSKFKDNLSLNFVQSGNRTYRDFYNEVLSISNHLLELGIRKGDKVAILSANMPNWGITQFAIAQIGAIAVPVLPGFSTTEIQNIFEHSEAKIIFVSKLLYKLVADIKTNFLEHKILMNTFAHIPAGYPVENIEKLEQDIPLNNLKPLPEICIEEEDTASIIYTSGTTGFSKGVELSHKNLVWDAQQCSTIQPVSTNDRFLSILPLAHTYENTLGLLLPLMFGAQIFYLDRVPTPKLLVPAMQKIRPTVMLSVPLVIEKIYKTQILPKFNSSRLMSCLYKFTPIRKTLNRLAGKKLMQTFGGELVFFGVGGSKLDPTVESFLREARFPYAIGYGLTETAPMTAGSNPSQTFLQGVGPVMEGVQVKINEPNNKGEGEIWIKGPNVMKGYYKKPELTRESITQDGWFKTGDLGSFDKKGRLSIRGRIKTMILGASGENIYPEEIESIINNFRFVNESLVVESKGKLVAMVHFNMEELEKQYQKLKTQAGNYKAYINDYIEEQKKELFEYVNSRVNNFSKLQLVMVQSEPFEKTPTHKIKRFLYNNVQL comes from the coding sequence ATGATCTTAAATAAATTGACACTACCGGAATTGCTCAAAAATAGCTGTTCCAAATTTAAAGACAACTTATCTTTAAATTTTGTTCAATCAGGAAACAGGACTTATCGGGATTTTTACAATGAAGTTCTTTCTATATCCAATCATCTTTTAGAATTAGGAATCCGAAAAGGAGATAAAGTGGCCATCCTAAGTGCCAACATGCCCAACTGGGGAATCACCCAGTTTGCCATTGCACAAATCGGAGCCATTGCCGTGCCTGTACTTCCCGGTTTCAGTACCACTGAAATCCAAAATATATTCGAACATTCGGAAGCTAAAATCATATTTGTGTCCAAACTACTTTATAAGCTGGTAGCCGATATAAAAACAAACTTTCTGGAACATAAAATCCTGATGAATACTTTCGCCCATATCCCGGCAGGATACCCGGTGGAAAACATCGAAAAACTGGAACAGGATATTCCGTTAAATAACCTCAAACCGCTTCCGGAAATTTGCATCGAAGAAGAAGACACCGCTTCCATCATCTATACCTCCGGAACAACCGGATTCTCAAAAGGCGTGGAGCTAAGTCACAAAAACCTGGTGTGGGACGCCCAACAATGCAGCACCATACAACCCGTCAGTACAAACGACCGGTTTTTAAGTATTTTACCACTGGCTCATACATATGAAAACACGCTGGGGTTACTGCTGCCGCTGATGTTCGGAGCACAGATATTTTATCTCGACCGGGTTCCGACACCGAAGCTACTGGTGCCGGCTATGCAAAAGATTCGGCCGACAGTCATGCTATCAGTTCCCCTGGTTATCGAGAAGATATACAAAACTCAGATATTACCGAAATTCAATTCTTCCCGGTTGATGAGCTGTTTATATAAATTCACTCCCATACGCAAAACACTAAACCGCCTCGCCGGTAAAAAGCTTATGCAGACATTCGGCGGAGAACTGGTATTCTTCGGAGTCGGAGGTTCTAAATTAGACCCGACAGTCGAAAGTTTCTTACGTGAAGCCCGTTTCCCATACGCCATCGGTTACGGCTTGACCGAAACAGCCCCGATGACAGCCGGCAGCAACCCGTCGCAAACCTTTTTACAGGGAGTCGGTCCCGTTATGGAAGGTGTACAGGTGAAAATCAACGAACCGAACAACAAAGGAGAAGGTGAAATCTGGATCAAAGGTCCGAACGTCATGAAAGGATACTATAAAAAACCGGAATTAACCCGGGAATCGATCACTCAGGACGGCTGGTTTAAAACCGGCGACCTCGGCTCTTTCGACAAGAAAGGAAGGTTATCGATCCGGGGACGGATAAAAACCATGATTTTAGGGGCTTCCGGCGAAAACATCTATCCGGAAGAAATCGAATCGATCATCAACAATTTCCGGTTTGTAAACGAGTCCCTCGTTGTCGAGTCCAAAGGGAAATTAGTTGCAATGGTTCATTTCAACATGGAAGAGTTGGAAAAACAATATCAGAAGCTAAAAACCCAGGCCGGAAACTACAAAGCGTATATCAACGATTACATCGAAGAACAGAAAAAAGAACTTTTCGAATACGTCAACAGCCGGGTCAATAATTTTTCCAAACTACAATTGGTTATGGTCCAAAGCGAACCTTTCGAAAAAACGCCGACACATAAAATCAAACGTTTCTTATACAACAACGTTCAACTTTAA
- a CDS encoding nitroreductase family protein yields MLQDLLQKNRSYRRFDEQVRLSEDELKELVALTRWCASGRNAQPLKYRIVSTREKCAEIFPALAWAGYLTDWAGPAEGERPAAYLVQLLDTRIVENCLCDDGIQAQTILLGAVEKGYGGCIIKAFKNDRLVKVLQLPEYMRIMYVIALGKPVEKVVVDDMEEEDYRYWREADGTHHVPKRPLTELLF; encoded by the coding sequence ATGTTACAGGATCTGTTACAGAAGAACCGGAGTTACCGTCGTTTTGACGAGCAGGTAAGGCTATCGGAGGATGAATTAAAAGAATTGGTGGCATTGACTCGCTGGTGTGCTTCCGGGCGTAATGCACAGCCGTTGAAATACCGTATCGTTTCTACAAGGGAAAAATGTGCCGAAATATTTCCGGCATTGGCCTGGGCCGGATATCTGACTGATTGGGCCGGTCCTGCCGAGGGAGAACGTCCGGCTGCTTACCTGGTTCAATTACTGGATACCCGGATTGTGGAGAATTGTTTGTGTGATGACGGAATACAGGCACAGACGATACTTTTGGGGGCGGTAGAAAAAGGTTACGGCGGATGTATAATCAAGGCTTTTAAGAACGACCGGTTGGTTAAAGTGTTGCAGTTGCCGGAATATATGCGGATTATGTATGTGATTGCATTGGGAAAACCAGTGGAGAAGGTGGTTGTGGATGATATGGAGGAAGAAGATTACAGGTATTGGCGGGAAGCTGACGGTACTCATCATGTACCGAAGCGTCCGTTAACGGAACTTCTTTTTTGA
- a CDS encoding PD-(D/E)XK nuclease family protein: MNSFLQLLAEDLIRKYQYNLKDLTVLFPNKRAGLFLAEALSKRIGQPIWMPAILTLPEFIERQTGLKTADNLPLIIKLYKAYTQVSGSTEKFEDFYFWGNMLLGDFDDIDKYLADPQALFSNIISLKEVEINFPYLSPEQIDAVKSFWSSFNPEKYSLEQQEFLKVWNNLYPTYLKFKERLFKENLCYEGMGQRFFYEHIENYAQKTPVIFAGFNALNKCEKQIFTFYKNNKQAIFYWDYDIYYTSNEFHEAGNFIRENLTLFPNELGPEHFNNFKYNGKNIEYISVPSNIGQAKLIPTLLNDASRKNPRKTALVLCDERLLIPVMHSIPEDISKINITMGYPAQNTSVAALLYMLGELKNYSKTENGNTYYYYKPVIALLNHKLIKDSCPEDIDKITDYIRKKNIVYIAGKNLHFNALTRVIFSEEEQNIPDYLLRILKLLSASSPDTERTLYPLEKEFIFTFYTQIQCLKNTFEEEKIVPENKLYLQIINKIINTTTIPFSGEPLEGLQIMGLQETRMLDFDNLILFSANEGIIPHTGHISSFIPYNLRVGFQLPTPEHQDALFAYYFYRVLQRARQIKILYNSVTQGLSGGEKSRFLLQMKYESGLPITEHNFQNHISVEEARKIEIVYNKEILDTLYAYTQSPEISLSPSALNIYIDCPLRFYFKYIAGIKEKEEMAEELDQRLLGNIFHECSQSLYATVAEQEITADVINRILHNREQLDKHIRKSYLNFYDSQVIRLIDSGSNELILEVIKKYLRQMFQYDKTICPFRIISMEKRYTVPIPINTPNGLKSVYIGGIIDRIDQIDHAVRIIDYKTGADTTVFRDIPSIFDPTDNNRNKAAFQTLLYCLMFGYNHPQYPVLTPGIYSTKLLFGKDYNYKLKCNNSYISDFSAYREDFYQLLTELLSRLFSSDNSFTQTLNEKKCRTCPYSGICRK; encoded by the coding sequence ATGAATTCATTCCTGCAACTGTTAGCCGAAGATCTGATTCGTAAATATCAGTACAATCTGAAAGACCTGACGGTGTTGTTTCCGAATAAAAGAGCCGGATTATTTTTGGCCGAAGCATTATCCAAGCGGATTGGTCAACCGATATGGATGCCTGCTATTCTCACGCTTCCGGAGTTTATCGAACGGCAAACCGGACTGAAAACAGCCGACAACCTCCCTCTAATTATTAAATTATACAAAGCATATACCCAGGTATCCGGTTCTACGGAGAAATTCGAAGATTTCTACTTCTGGGGAAACATGCTTTTAGGAGATTTCGACGACATCGACAAATACCTGGCAGATCCTCAGGCTTTATTTTCCAATATAATCTCTCTGAAAGAAGTTGAAATCAATTTTCCTTACCTTTCTCCGGAACAGATCGATGCCGTAAAAAGCTTCTGGAGCAGTTTCAATCCTGAAAAATACAGTCTGGAGCAACAGGAATTTCTCAAAGTATGGAACAACCTCTATCCGACCTACCTGAAATTCAAAGAACGGCTTTTTAAAGAAAATCTCTGTTACGAAGGAATGGGACAGCGTTTCTTTTATGAGCATATCGAAAACTATGCTCAAAAAACACCGGTTATCTTTGCCGGTTTCAATGCATTGAACAAATGCGAAAAACAAATATTCACCTTTTACAAAAACAATAAACAAGCTATATTCTACTGGGATTACGACATATATTACACCTCAAATGAATTCCACGAGGCCGGAAACTTTATCCGGGAGAACCTGACCTTATTCCCCAATGAATTAGGTCCCGAACATTTCAACAATTTCAAATACAACGGTAAAAATATCGAATACATCTCAGTACCTTCCAATATCGGGCAAGCCAAACTTATCCCGACCCTACTGAATGATGCCTCCCGCAAAAATCCACGGAAAACGGCTCTGGTACTATGCGATGAACGGCTGTTAATTCCGGTCATGCATTCTATCCCGGAAGATATCTCCAAAATAAACATTACCATGGGCTATCCGGCCCAAAACACCTCCGTCGCGGCATTACTGTATATGCTGGGGGAATTGAAAAATTACAGCAAAACCGAAAACGGTAACACCTATTACTATTATAAACCGGTCATTGCTTTACTCAACCACAAATTGATCAAAGACAGCTGCCCCGAAGACATTGACAAGATCACGGATTACATCCGAAAAAAAAATATTGTATATATTGCCGGGAAAAATCTACACTTCAACGCCCTAACCCGTGTAATCTTTTCCGAAGAGGAACAAAATATTCCCGATTATCTGCTCCGCATCTTAAAATTACTTTCGGCCTCTTCTCCGGACACGGAAAGAACACTTTATCCGCTGGAAAAGGAATTTATCTTTACTTTTTATACACAGATACAGTGCCTAAAAAACACGTTCGAAGAAGAAAAAATCGTGCCCGAGAACAAACTGTACTTACAGATCATCAATAAAATCATCAACACAACGACAATACCCTTTAGCGGAGAACCTCTCGAAGGATTACAAATCATGGGACTGCAAGAAACCCGTATGCTGGACTTCGACAACCTGATCCTTTTTTCCGCCAACGAAGGTATTATTCCACACACAGGGCATATTTCCTCTTTTATCCCTTACAATTTAAGAGTCGGCTTTCAGCTCCCGACTCCGGAACACCAGGATGCTCTGTTTGCTTATTACTTTTACCGGGTACTACAACGTGCCAGACAAATAAAAATCCTTTATAATTCAGTAACACAAGGCTTATCCGGTGGAGAAAAAAGCCGTTTTTTGCTCCAGATGAAATACGAATCGGGCTTACCGATCACGGAACACAATTTCCAGAACCATATCTCCGTAGAAGAAGCCCGGAAAATAGAAATCGTATACAACAAGGAAATTCTTGATACCTTATACGCATATACACAATCTCCGGAGATATCCCTGTCTCCCTCGGCCTTAAACATATACATCGACTGCCCTTTGAGATTCTATTTCAAATACATTGCCGGAATCAAGGAAAAAGAAGAAATGGCCGAAGAATTGGATCAACGCTTATTGGGAAATATCTTCCACGAATGTTCCCAATCGTTATATGCAACAGTCGCTGAACAGGAAATAACTGCGGACGTAATTAACCGGATACTTCATAACCGGGAACAGCTCGATAAACACATCCGGAAATCGTACCTGAATTTTTACGATTCACAGGTCATCCGCCTGATCGACAGCGGTAGCAACGAACTTATACTGGAAGTTATAAAAAAATACCTCCGGCAAATGTTTCAGTATGACAAAACCATATGTCCGTTCCGCATTATCTCCATGGAAAAAAGATACACCGTTCCCATCCCGATAAATACGCCAAACGGTTTAAAATCCGTATACATAGGCGGCATTATCGACCGGATAGACCAAATTGATCATGCTGTCCGGATCATTGACTATAAAACAGGAGCAGATACAACTGTTTTCCGGGATATACCGTCGATCTTCGATCCGACGGACAACAACCGGAACAAAGCTGCATTTCAAACCCTTCTTTATTGCCTGATGTTCGGCTACAATCATCCGCAATATCCGGTACTTACTCCGGGCATATACAGTACAAAACTGCTTTTCGGAAAAGATTACAACTACAAATTAAAATGCAACAATTCCTATATCTCCGATTTCAGTGCTTACAGAGAGGATTTTTATCAGTTACTTACAGAATTATTGAGTCGTCTTTTTTCTTCAGACAACTCTTTTACGCAAACTCTTAATGAAAAAAAATGCCGGACTTGTCCCTATTCCGGCATTTGCAGAAAATAA
- a CDS encoding DUF2795 domain-containing protein gives MYWTLELASKLEDAPWPASKDELIDYAIRSGAPMEVIENLQDIEDDEEIFESIEDIWPDYPSKDDFFFNEDEY, from the coding sequence ATGTACTGGACCCTTGAACTTGCGTCGAAATTGGAAGATGCACCTTGGCCTGCATCTAAAGATGAATTGATAGATTATGCTATCCGTTCCGGTGCACCAATGGAAGTAATTGAAAATCTTCAGGATATTGAAGATGATGAGGAAATTTTTGAAAGTATCGAAGACATTTGGCCGGATTATCCGAGTAAAGATGATTTCTTTTTCAACGAGGACGAATATTGA
- a CDS encoding cation diffusion facilitator family transporter, with translation MGKSNSKLGYQEGVVSVILNLLLFVLKYYAGIVSASVALIADAWHTLSDSLTSLMVIVGIRLSTRKPDKEHPFGHGRWEQISAIIIALLLVMVGIEFIKDSIAKFTAHEFARFGAWAYVATILSIAVKEGLAQYAFRIARITGNSSVKADGWHHRSDALSSVVVLAGIFLSPYIWWMDSALGIVVSLMLFYAAYGIIREAVNKILGEEPSAATVSEVKKIVAEEMGESAFPHHFHIHNYGDHIEFTFHVKIPGEKTVAEAHALATRVEVRIKKELNMDATIHIEPLLFQACF, from the coding sequence ATGGGGAAATCTAATTCGAAGCTGGGGTACCAGGAAGGAGTTGTCTCCGTCATATTGAATTTGCTGCTTTTCGTGTTGAAATATTATGCAGGGATCGTATCGGCTTCTGTAGCTTTGATTGCAGATGCCTGGCATACCCTTTCGGATTCTCTTACTTCGCTGATGGTCATTGTCGGAATTCGTTTGTCAACCCGTAAACCGGATAAAGAACATCCTTTCGGTCATGGACGCTGGGAACAGATTTCAGCTATTATTATTGCTTTGTTGTTAGTGATGGTCGGTATCGAATTTATCAAGGATTCCATTGCTAAGTTTACGGCACATGAATTTGCCCGTTTCGGAGCATGGGCGTATGTTGCTACGATCCTTTCTATTGCCGTGAAAGAAGGATTGGCCCAATATGCGTTCCGGATTGCCCGGATAACCGGGAATTCTTCGGTAAAGGCAGACGGATGGCATCACCGGAGCGATGCGCTTTCTTCCGTAGTCGTTTTGGCGGGTATATTTTTGAGTCCCTATATCTGGTGGATGGACAGTGCTTTGGGAATTGTGGTTTCTTTGATGCTTTTTTATGCCGCTTATGGAATTATCCGGGAAGCCGTCAATAAAATTTTGGGGGAAGAGCCTTCTGCCGCTACGGTCAGTGAAGTAAAAAAGATCGTTGCCGAAGAAATGGGAGAAAGTGCGTTTCCGCATCATTTTCATATCCATAATTACGGGGATCATATTGAATTTACTTTTCATGTAAAAATCCCCGGGGAAAAAACCGTGGCAGAAGCACATGCCCTGGCTACCAGAGTAGAGGTTCGCATAAAAAAAGAATTGAATATGGATGCGACAATACATATTGAGCCTTTGCTTTTTCAAGCGTGTTTTTAG
- a CDS encoding chloride channel protein, protein MSWWSNWFGRFLIWRVRYVKEKNFILVLSLLVGVVTGLAAVMLKNMVHYTHLFFTERLQVDGGSLLFFIYPFIGIWLTSLFVRYFVREDISHGVTKVLYAISRRNSMIKPHNNYSSMIASTITIGFGGSVGTEATIVLTGASIGSNLARFFRMNYKVMTLMIGCGAAGAIAGIFKAPIAGIVFTLEVLMLDLTMASLIPLMISAISSYVLVYFLMGDGMVLDFTVHDHFSLANVPYYIILGIFCGFLSVYFIRMNIRIEHFVASIKNPFKKVLVGGALLGLLIYIFPPLYGEGYTSLQDLLTDNADNILNNTYFFSLKGSMFMVVLYVIGLVFVKVIATALTNGSGGVGGVFAPSLFTGGVGGFLIATLINMSGIVTVPVSYFVLAGMAGVMSGVMNSPLTAMFLIAEITGGYAMLVPLMLTSVVAHLTGRGMEPHSIYARRLAMKGDLITHNKDKAVLTLMKLDKVIETDLKTISVDATLGDMVKVVSKSSRNIFPVIDVNGELLGIVLLDNIRKIMFNQDLYTTTYVRDYMVTPPAVVNVEDPMDVVMKKFEETDAWNLPVIQNDKYIGFVSKAKIFNTYRRVLQHFSDE, encoded by the coding sequence ATGTCGTGGTGGAGTAATTGGTTCGGACGTTTTTTGATTTGGCGGGTACGCTATGTAAAAGAAAAGAATTTTATTCTGGTTTTGAGCCTGTTGGTGGGCGTCGTGACCGGACTGGCTGCTGTTATGTTGAAAAATATGGTGCATTATACCCATTTGTTTTTTACAGAACGGCTTCAGGTGGACGGGGGAAGTTTGCTTTTTTTTATTTATCCTTTTATAGGTATATGGTTGACGTCTCTTTTTGTCCGTTATTTTGTGCGTGAAGATATCAGTCATGGGGTAACGAAAGTGTTGTATGCGATTTCACGCCGGAACAGTATGATAAAGCCTCATAACAATTATTCATCGATGATTGCCAGTACGATTACGATCGGTTTCGGAGGGTCTGTTGGTACGGAGGCTACCATTGTGTTGACGGGGGCTTCTATCGGTTCGAATCTGGCCCGCTTTTTCCGGATGAATTATAAGGTCATGACACTAATGATCGGATGCGGTGCCGCCGGTGCCATTGCCGGTATATTTAAGGCTCCTATTGCCGGAATTGTCTTTACGCTCGAAGTGCTGATGCTGGATTTGACAATGGCTTCTTTGATACCGTTGATGATTTCGGCTATTTCTTCCTATGTTTTGGTGTACTTCCTGATGGGGGACGGGATGGTTCTCGATTTTACCGTACACGATCATTTTTCGTTGGCTAATGTACCGTATTATATTATTTTAGGCATATTCTGCGGTTTTTTATCGGTTTATTTTATCCGGATGAATATCCGTATCGAGCATTTTGTGGCTTCTATCAAGAATCCTTTTAAAAAGGTGTTGGTGGGGGGGGCATTGCTCGGTTTGTTGATTTATATTTTTCCTCCGTTGTACGGGGAGGGGTATACCTCATTACAGGACTTACTGACAGATAATGCAGACAATATATTGAACAATACCTATTTTTTCAGTCTGAAAGGGAGTATGTTCATGGTTGTATTGTATGTTATCGGTCTGGTATTCGTGAAAGTGATTGCTACTGCGCTTACCAATGGTAGCGGTGGTGTAGGTGGTGTTTTTGCTCCCAGTTTATTTACCGGCGGTGTAGGTGGCTTTTTGATAGCTACATTGATCAATATGTCCGGAATTGTTACGGTGCCTGTGAGTTATTTCGTTTTGGCCGGAATGGCGGGAGTCATGTCCGGAGTTATGAATTCCCCGCTTACAGCTATGTTTTTGATTGCGGAGATTACCGGGGGATACGCTATGCTGGTGCCGCTTATGCTTACATCTGTTGTGGCGCATCTGACGGGGAGGGGGATGGAGCCCCATTCTATTTATGCCCGCCGTTTGGCTATGAAAGGGGATCTGATCACTCATAATAAGGATAAGGCTGTGCTTACATTGATGAAGCTGGATAAAGTAATTGAGACCGATCTCAAAACCATATCGGTGGATGCTACGTTAGGAGATATGGTGAAGGTTGTATCCAAATCTTCGCGGAATATTTTTCCGGTAATCGACGTAAACGGGGAGTTGTTGGGAATCGTATTGCTGGATAATATCCGGAAAATCATGTTTAATCAGGATTTGTACACGACGACTTATGTACGGGATTATATGGTGACGCCGCCTGCTGTTGTAAATGTTGAAGATCCGATGGATGTCGTGATGAAAAAATTTGAGGAGACAGATGCCTGGAATCTTCCGGTTATTCAGAATGATAAATACATCGGTTTCGTTTCCAAGGCTAAAATTTTTAATACCTACCGAAGAGTATTGCAACACTTCTCCGATGAGTAA
- a CDS encoding DUF4831 family protein: MRKIAFVLLLTAGIFFSVTAQKKKEITTPLTVSYCLPKVAYQVKVQLECTHQVPGPFWKNAERELGVKPDITVAGNYWRIVDIEMKPYYIPDENAMYAMTSSGDYNPVMLSLSPEGFIAGVAARSSASPVPDAVWSYVPFQEETEEVVDITSLNTYNPLKEVLDTNYTYQEIDGVMKKIWDPIVRYTTKSAEDNMSEAVKEIFRIRSERTRLLAAENSVPDGESLRIILKEFDRMEKDYLMLFMGKESVQRFEQTFTVVPEKAGETVVAFRFTEAAGIVPKRNVSAMAYGIRVDNVIVPSAPSDNTTVPASSAIYYRVPATATVSLMKVNEVLQSFPTVVPQLGVIKTIPTDVISNEGLSLEFYPQYGSLKSINKK, translated from the coding sequence ATGAGAAAGATTGCTTTTGTATTGTTATTGACTGCCGGAATCTTTTTTTCCGTGACGGCACAGAAAAAGAAAGAAATAACAACGCCTCTTACGGTAAGTTACTGTTTGCCTAAAGTTGCTTATCAAGTGAAGGTTCAATTGGAATGTACGCATCAGGTTCCCGGACCTTTCTGGAAAAATGCCGAACGGGAGTTGGGGGTGAAACCCGACATTACCGTAGCCGGAAATTATTGGAGGATCGTTGATATTGAAATGAAGCCTTATTATATCCCGGATGAAAATGCAATGTACGCTATGACGAGCAGCGGCGATTATAATCCTGTCATGTTGAGTTTGAGTCCGGAGGGGTTTATTGCAGGTGTTGCAGCCCGTTCTTCGGCATCGCCGGTGCCGGATGCTGTTTGGAGTTATGTGCCTTTTCAGGAGGAGACTGAAGAGGTAGTGGATATAACATCGCTGAACACCTATAATCCGTTGAAAGAAGTGCTTGATACCAATTACACATATCAGGAGATTGACGGAGTGATGAAAAAAATATGGGATCCTATTGTCAGGTATACGACGAAGAGTGCGGAAGATAATATGAGTGAAGCCGTAAAAGAAATTTTTAGGATACGTTCAGAGCGTACCCGGTTGTTGGCAGCGGAGAACAGTGTGCCGGACGGAGAATCCTTGCGTATTATTCTGAAAGAATTCGATCGCATGGAAAAAGATTACCTGATGTTATTTATGGGGAAAGAGTCTGTACAGCGTTTTGAGCAAACATTTACCGTTGTTCCGGAAAAGGCCGGAGAGACCGTTGTGGCATTCCGCTTTACAGAAGCTGCCGGTATTGTGCCGAAAAGAAATGTTTCGGCAATGGCTTATGGAATTAGAGTAGACAATGTCATTGTTCCGTCAGCCCCTTCCGATAATACAACGGTGCCTGCTTCCAGTGCGATTTATTATCGTGTTCCGGCAACAGCAACCGTGAGTTTAATGAAAGTCAACGAGGTTTTGCAGAGTTTCCCTACAGTTGTTCCACAACTCGGCGTAATTAAAACAATTCCAACGGATGTCATCAGTAATGAGGGGTTGTCACTGGAGTTTTATCCGCAGTACGGTTCATTGAAAAGTATTAATAAAAAATAG
- a CDS encoding NAD(P)H-hydrate dehydratase: MRMLNKIFKTLQIAELDRYTIEHEPIKSIDLMERAAIKWTEKFLEIYGNYVRFTVIAGRGNNGGDGFVIARLLAEKGYAVTVFQLAGTKMSPDCEKNSERWKGKIVVVSGENDFVPEENAVIIDAMFGSGLNCPVTGPAAGVIHKINAVPNRVVAVDIPSGLMGEDNSGNDRDCIVRADYTLTFQFPKLAFMFPENAAFVGKWSIVDIGLHPEGISLTSTPYYYLTERLVADELPVAETFAHKGTNGHGLLIAGSQGMMGAAILAAKAAVRSGLGLLSCHIPCGERQLIQMAVPEALADTDLSECCFSVLKNAEKYDAIAVGPGLGQKPETVRALKMLLEEWKRPLILDADALNILAAHPALLDRLPEGSILTPHPKEFERLAGKSGNDFERLNKLSIFASRYNVCILQKGAHTVIVSPAGKYWFNMTGNPGMAKGGMGDVLTGVILALSANGMPSEEAVKCAVYAHGLVGDYVAEEVGERGVYAGLVAENMGKAWHTLELVKNEVIRNKSQRL; this comes from the coding sequence ATGAGAATGTTAAATAAAATCTTTAAAACCTTGCAGATCGCAGAACTGGATCGCTATACGATTGAACATGAGCCTATAAAATCGATAGACCTCATGGAGAGGGCTGCTATAAAATGGACTGAAAAATTTTTAGAAATTTATGGCAATTATGTCCGGTTTACGGTAATTGCAGGCAGAGGTAACAATGGGGGTGACGGTTTTGTCATTGCCCGGTTACTGGCAGAAAAAGGATATGCGGTTACTGTATTTCAGTTGGCCGGGACAAAAATGAGTCCGGATTGTGAGAAGAATAGTGAACGCTGGAAAGGGAAAATCGTCGTGGTATCGGGGGAGAATGATTTTGTACCGGAAGAGAATGCTGTAATTATAGACGCCATGTTCGGTTCCGGCCTCAATTGTCCTGTTACCGGACCGGCAGCAGGCGTGATTCATAAAATCAATGCGGTTCCTAACCGGGTAGTGGCTGTGGATATTCCTTCCGGGCTGATGGGAGAGGATAATTCAGGCAATGACAGGGATTGTATTGTACGGGCTGACTATACATTGACGTTTCAATTTCCCAAACTGGCTTTTATGTTTCCGGAGAATGCTGCTTTTGTCGGTAAGTGGAGTATAGTCGATATCGGACTTCATCCGGAGGGAATCTCACTTACATCTACCCCTTATTATTATTTAACGGAGCGTCTTGTTGCAGATGAATTACCGGTAGCGGAAACTTTTGCCCACAAAGGAACGAATGGGCACGGTTTGCTGATTGCCGGTTCACAGGGTATGATGGGAGCGGCCATTCTGGCGGCCAAAGCCGCGGTGCGTTCGGGACTCGGTTTGCTTAGTTGTCATATCCCGTGCGGGGAACGGCAATTGATACAGATGGCCGTTCCGGAAGCTTTGGCGGATACGGATCTTTCTGAATGTTGTTTTTCGGTGTTGAAGAATGCGGAAAAATACGATGCGATAGCCGTTGGTCCGGGATTGGGACAAAAGCCGGAAACGGTACGGGCGTTAAAAATGCTACTGGAAGAGTGGAAGAGGCCTCTTATACTGGATGCAGATGCTTTGAATATATTGGCAGCTCATCCTGCTCTGTTGGATAGGTTGCCCGAGGGGTCTATACTTACTCCTCATCCTAAAGAATTTGAAAGATTGGCCGGAAAAAGCGGAAATGATTTTGAGAGATTAAATAAATTAAGCATTTTTGCAAGTCGTTATAACGTATGTATTTTACAGAAAGGTGCTCATACGGTTATCGTATCGCCTGCCGGAAAATACTGGTTTAATATGACCGGTAATCCCGGAATGGCTAAAGGAGGGATGGGAGATGTGTTGACAGGGGTTATACTGGCTTTATCGGCGAACGGAATGCCTTCTGAAGAAGCTGTCAAATGTGCCGTTTATGCCCATGGACTGGTGGGGGATTATGTGGCTGAAGAGGTTGGAGAAAGAGGGGTATATGCGGGTTTGGTTGCTGAAAATATGGGGAAGGCCTGGCATACTTTGGAATTAGTAAAAAACGAAGTAATAAGGAATAAATCACAACGTTTATGA